The Paroedura picta isolate Pp20150507F chromosome 6, Ppicta_v3.0, whole genome shotgun sequence genome segment ACATTATGAGAGCACAAATTAACAGGAGATCTTGTTTCAAAACAGCTGAGAGAGGTGGACACGCTTCCAGAGACAGCACAGAAAATCAGACACTTCCTAAAGCTGTCATAAACATCGGGTACCTCTAGAGCCAtcaagattgttattatttttcctCCACCAgccctgttctttaaaaaaatgcatctaCCATACAGGAAGTGAGAGACCATCAACACCCAGGAGAATTCGGTGACTTGCTCTGCAAGTCCATATTTGGTAATTAAAATCTAATTAACTAACATATGCCAAGAAACCTGTATAGCAACAAGCCCTTTTAAAGAGGCCTCCGAGTTTTCCTGCCCCGAACAGCCAGACAAGGCATAATTTACCGGGGGAGAGGTGGTTGAACCTGACCCCTTTTCTCTCTGGCTTCATGCAAAGAAACCCCGCATGACACAGATTAGGGATTCAATCGGCCCCACAGATTCAGGTGGGGCAGCCCAGATATCATGTCTCTCACAACTTCCAGGGATCAAAAGGGAAGCAATGAGGACTGAATACATCTGAAGATACAAAGGTGCCTTACATTGTACAGGAGCTCAGAAAgaagaaagttttttttctttctgggacATACTCTGGGAACTTCTACACACAAAGAATGAAATCTGCCACCGATTCCTAGGCCCTCGACATAGCAGGAATTCAGGCTATATGAATGGGCACTCAGAATAATGTCTGAGTCCAGGTATAAGTTTTGTATGCAAGAAGTATGCataaaatgggaaggggccatgtaggccatccagtcccaccccctgctcaatgcagggtcagcctcaagcatccctgataaggatctgtccacccactgcttgaagaccgccagtgagggggagctccccacctcctcaggcagcctattccactgctgagctagactcctagaatcctagagtgggaaggggccatgcaggccatctagtcccaccccctgctcagtgcaggatcagcctcaaacatccaggagaaggatctgtccagccattgcttggaGACCGCCATTTTATTTTATGACACAGATTATTACTAATATTGGTCCTGTATGAAAATTGAATAATATACAGAAACTGgataaaaataaatgagaaacCTGAGAGAATAATGGATACTACGTTCCCTttggatccaaaatgtatgtcAAGTATCTGCCTTTTTTTGCTAGGGAATTTCTCTTCTACGCAACAACAGCAGCTAAACTATTGATTGCTGCAAGATGGATGTAAGACCTACCCAACACTGATTCATGGTTTGAAAAATTAAGAGAGTATGCTGTGAAGGCTAAACTTACCAATTCGGTGAATAGAAGACCACCCGAAGAATTCTATGAGCGTTGGGACTCTTTCCTAAATTATGTTGAAATGTAGTTCATATGACTTGATTTTAAATTTCTGTTTTCTATTCTGTTAAACAAATAAAAAGCCtataacaaagaaagaaaaatagcttTGTAATATTTAATTAAATGCCTGTAATAGCTTTCTTTTGTCACAATTATTGTTTGATTTCTAACCCACCACTGCAAGGTGGCTGTTTTGGGGAACAGACACCCACacctcaataaaaccccaataaaaccccccatTAGGACAATCCAGTTAAAGCCAGTATACTGTAGTGGTAATAACCCTTCTCACACACACTGTGGATTTTTGAAATCactaacaaaaaaaaaggagCACAAcacaaatagagtccaagagcacgtttaagaccaacaaaagatttattcaaggcctgcaCTCGGAAGCTCCCACCTTGTCTAAAccttggttgggcttaaaggtgcaaGAGGTGCTATACAGGTACTATAAAACCAGAGCCCAGATGGGCCCCTTTGAGCCCAACCAAGACGGATtccaggcgggagctttcgagggcaggcCTCTTCCTCCGAATCACTGAACCGCCATCACAGCCGTGGAGAGAGAAAAAGCAAACGGAGAAAAAGTAAACGGAGGCGGTGGcctattaatatttaaaaatagtttgataagagtataaggtaaGGTGTGATACTACAAACTGGTTACGGAGGGATGTGGGAGTAattctttactgcattgtttaaacttaaatctaattttattaatttatacatttttgtatttaggaatcaaccactgaagaaaaattgtgaaaacggagtatatctagaaaccgttttggttggtccttaaaaaattattgatacgtAAAATTTATtatacctattattattattattattattattattattattattaattatatttctatgccgccctccccggaggctcagggcggtttacattcgACATATGAATAATACacggaacagtcttcattaacaCTCGTAAACAATTGCCTTGGAAAAGGTTCTTTTTCCCTCTGTCTCTGTTTGGAGCCTTTCTTCCTTTTCCGTATTGTAACATCACGGCTGTGGGGGCAGGAGGCCCAGGCAAGCCGTGGCCAACTGGTCAGCCGGGCCTCCGTGTCCAGATGCGGCCCCATCTGAGTGACCCTCTGGCCTCACCCTTGGGCCAGCCCGCCCTGAGGCCCTCCCTGCTTGTGTTGGGCCTCTTCAGGCCTTGCGGCCCCCAAGGAGCCCCCAGCGCCGGGGAgaaacgggtgtgtgtgtggggggggggacaccagtatccccctccccctcccccaattcctccccctcccgcctCAGGCCCGTCCCGCCTCCTACCGCCAGGCCCAGCTAGGCCGCAGCGGGGCTCCCGGGCGACGGAGGGCCgccaagccgccgccgccgcctccgctcccCTCGCCCTCCCGGGCCGACTGGCCTCCGCGCGACGACGGGCCGGGCTCGTCCGGCAGGGCCGTCCTCggttggggcggggggggcgggggactaCACTTCCCGGCGTGCCTCGCGGCGCAAGGGGCGGAGCCTCCGTgttttgctcctcctcctccccgcggAGGTGTGTTCCCGTCGCCATGGCGACGGCCCCGCGTTCTGATGGGCGGCGCGGACGGCGGCGGGGAGTCGCGGGGATGGTgagcggcggcgggcggggcGCACGTGGGGCGggggggtgggtgtgggggggggcagcacccaccagggcccggcacgggagggggggggtcgcaAGGGGGCTTCTCGGCCCGCCCTGCCCCTTGGATGCTGAGACCCCTTTGCTTCCTCCACCACCCCCATGGCTCCCAGGAGCATCAGCccctttattgcaggggtagtcagactgcggccctccaggtgcccgtggactacaattcccatgagcccctgccactggcaggggctcatgggaattgtagtccacgggcatctggagggccgcagtttgactgcccctgttttaGTGTAATCTGGGGGGGGCAACCCCctccaaactgcccccccccccgtgcacagccTGGGCCAGCCATTCAGCTTGCAGACGGTGTCAAGCACCCTCCTTCCTCAGGGCCCCTTGAGGCAGGGTGCCCGGGGCTCAGCCTGGGGACCAGACCCCACTTTCCCTGGGCGGGGGCAGGCGGCTGAGCGTGTTCTGTCTCTCTGAGCATGGCCAAGCCCCCCTCCTGGGCACGCAGCAGGTCCCTGTGGCAGCCCCAGCAGAAACAAGGAGGCGGAGATGGGAAGGCTCAAGAGCCTGGAGAGAGGCTGCCAGTCTGGCCGGGgaatactgacctggatggaccaagggcctggcTCGGTACACTGCTGCTCCcgccttttacacacacacacacacacacacacacacacagagccagcttggtgtagtggctaggagtgcggacttctaatctggcatgccgggttcgattctgcgctcccccacatgcaaccagctgggtgaccttgggctcgccacggcactgataaaactgttctgaccgggcagttctctcagggctctctcagcctcgcccacctcacagggtgtctgttgtggggagaggaatgggaaggcgactgtaagccgctttgagcctccttcaggtagggaaaagcggcatataagaaccaactcttcttcttcttcagtaatctcagggctctctcagcctcccctccctcacagggtgtctgttgtggggagaggaaggggaaggcgaatggaagccgctctgagcctccttcgggtagagaaaagcggctcataagaaccaattcttcttgagTTTTCAAGGCCTCGAGTGTTTTTCTGTCGCttgcctcttttctgctgctgcagacagataaATATGGCCATCAATCTTGAACTCTCTCCCTGGAAGGCACTGCATTGAGCCACACAGAATGGGAATCCCTCCGCCTCGAGAGAGAAGGGCAGATGGACTCATTCTAGCTGTAGCTGAAGGAGGGAGCagtgattctcaaaagcttctcccctgcctcAAGCCATGAAAAGTGCTGCTGGCTGCTCTTTTCTACTTTCCAGCAGGATAAATCCCCGGCACCCTTCCTCTGGTTCCTCCTGACACCCAGGCCAGCGGGGCTGCAATGACTCCCATGTTACAGATGGTGAGACTGTGCAGTCAGGGCTTGCTCCAGTTGTCCCAGGGCTGCTTCTCACCAAGCCTTCCAGAACAGACCCAGTTGTTGATCCTCCATGCCCCATCTTCTCTCATTTGAAGTAAAGAAAGGCTCTGAAAGATGAGATGGGCCCTATTTGCACAAACCTCAATGTGGTTGGAAGAGTCGTCACACGTTGGAGGTTAAAGCCCTGCATGGCTTGGGACAGGGGCAGCTGAAGGACTGTCTCCTCCCAGGCGTGACTGCCCAGCAGCTAAGGTCACAGGGAGTGGCCCTCTGGATTGTCCCATAAGTAAAGGCACCTTGTCTGGTGGGCATacaagacagggccttttcagtaggagccccacaattatggagcAGCCCTCCCAGAGAGCGGCACCAGGAGCCCTCACTTTGGATGCTGAGGAAGCAGCTGGAGACAGTTTTATGCCGGGCTGAATTTGATGGATTTCATGGTGGTTTAAATTCTGCACTTTCTGAttgttattttcttcttattttaagCTGAATGCTGTAAGGATGAAAGGCTGTTAACAAATACAGATGAATACACCGGAAGCTGCCTTCTCTTGAATCAGagccccttggcccatcaaggtcagtcttgtccacTCAGGCGGTCAGCCGCTctccaggctgaggtctttcccctcgccttccctcctgcctgctccttttcactggagatgttgctggggattgaacctgcaaccttcggcatgccaaggagcagctgtgccactgagccacggcccttccctatggctctccagggtctctcaggccgaggtctttcccctcccctcctgcctggtcctcttacctggagatgctgctgggggttgaacgcaggaccttctgcaggccaagcagaggctctgccccagaGTGACTAACCCAATGTTTGAAATGCACAATTTTTCACCCCATGGGAAGACAGGTCAAGCCAGATTCTTGCCGTGCCCATGCCAACGAACTTGCGTGTTTTGTGTTTTGCCAGCCTAGCCGGAAGGATGTGCACACGGTGGAGTCGCAGTAAATCTCCCATTCAGGCCCCTCCCATGGACTTCTCCTTCCGGGGGATCAGCTTCGTACAAGGTATGGCTTGAATCTGGCCCCAGCTCCCTGCCCCTTTCCATGGCTTCCCCAAGGCTCAAGGGCACAAGGACAGACTGGCCAAGCCGGTAACTCCACTGACAACTAGGTGAGGCCAGGTAGAAATTATGGGGGGGCACGTACTGCCTCTTGGGGGGTGAATCTTTCAGTCCCAGGGCAAATGAGCAGCCGGGGAGATAGTCAAGGTAGGCTGCGAAGTCTTCCTGTAGCTTCCTGCAAACATCTAGGTGAAGGCATCTCAAACATTTCATAAGGATCTTGCATCCTATGTCTCTTCCCCCAGGCTGCATTGTCAAaggggccctgctccctccccaggACTGGAAAGCAACCCTCTACCTGCTCCCCAagaaacaaggggaggggggaataacagCAGCCGTCTCTCTTGAAGGGCTTTTCATGGATGCCGACCAACTTCCAGAGCCAAGAACCCCTGCCCTCCGCCTCATTCCGCCCCcataaccagctcttctcttttagCTCCTGTCTGctctttattttttgctttgggcCTCCCAGACCTGCTGACGGAGGAGCCGCGCCCAGGCTTGAAGCCCATCAAGCAGACGGGGGAAGGCCGGCTGCTGACCCAGGCCGTCCGCCTGAACAACAACACCCTCAGCGACCTGACGGAGTTCACGGACATCATGAAGAAGCTGCTGGAGCACCCGGAGGACATCTACTGGATCGACCTCTCCTTCAACGACCTGCCCATCATTGACCCGGTACCCCCACCAGCTGCAAGCAGCACCCGGCTcccgggatgggggggagggaagcgacGGGCCACGGAGAACCAAGACGGACGGGGGAACTCTTGCGGTGTGCCTGAAAGCAGGAGCAGtcaaaggggaagaggaagttCAGCTTCTGTTTACGTTCTGTCCTTATCTTTCCTCAGGGCTGTATTTGCAAGAGTATTTTACAACACGGTGTCCATTGGCATCACAGCACCCGCTGATGGCTCATGTTTCTGAAAGGGGGTGAAGCGTTTGCCCCGCAGATCGTCTGCTTGGCCAAAGCAGATTTGATTAGAGCTgcagattgttttttttaaatgctgccttGGCTGCAGCTGCAACCCAAGCACAAGGGTCTGTTTTGTGGACCGTGGCAGTCATTTCGTGGCTGTTCCAACCTTCTGCAGCTGGCTGTGCCTCTTGCAGCAGCCGCTTTGTGCCTGCCCCTCCACGCTGTGTCAACagttgcctgcaggctcaaaagcaggggtagtcaaactgcggccctccagatgtccatggactacaattcccaggagcccctgccagcgaatgctggcaggggctcctgggaattgtagtccatggacatctggagggccgcagtttgactacccctgctcaaaagagTCGGGGcccccatttatcctcacaaccaccttgcgAGGCAGGCAATGCTGGAAGAGACCAAACAGTTCACGATCACTCAGCAAGCATCACGGGATGGGGGACCGGGAGCCGGGCTTCCCTGGGGGCAGTTCCAAAGCTCTAACccagggttccttgatggccctggaagggtttcctgaatgagtgggaagtaatttttaatatatgtttaaaatatgtCAAACACTTATCGGGTCATATGGCCACATATGGCCATGTCAgtctccctcccccatggccaatgaggggcctggaaggggtggggaggggaggggacccagccaTGATCTGCAgtacttgtggggtttctcgaaccctgaagaatgtttcgggggtttctcaacagtacagaggttgagaaaggctgctctgaccCTTGTAGCAGACCCTCCTGGAGCCaccctcttcttccccttcctgccgCCAGGTGCTGACCACCTACTACAACCTCCGCACCCTCAACCTCCACGGAAACAGCATCCATGAGCTGTCGGAAGTCGACAAACTGGCCGTGCTGCCTCACCTGCGCAGCCTGACGCTGCATGGAAACCCCATCGAAGAGGAGAAGGGCTACAGGTAAGACCCTCAGGCTGCTGGGGAAGACACGGCTGGGCGGAGGCAGAGAGggccctgtggggaggagaagaggcgCCAGGTGCAGCCGTCAGCCCCAGGGAGGCTTTACGGGGGGCATCTCTGACAATCAGAGAGCAAGGCTAAAGGGAGATGATTGAGACTGAAGGCAGAGTAGCTGCTGAAGATTTCCAACGGCTGAGCATGGCTGCCTGGCAGAATAACGAGAAAGGACAGCTGCTGCCTCCAAAGGGGACCCCAGTGATGCCCTctgtgccttcccccccccccccaggagctacGTCGTCTCCACCCTGCCCAACCTGAAGTCCTTCGATTTCAGCGGCATCACCAAGCTCGACCGCTCCACCGCTGCCGTCTGGCGCCGCATGAACATCAAGCCCAAGAAGGTCCGGAAGAGGCTGAGTGACTACTGAGGGACTTCGCCCGCCCCCCCGCTGCCCCAGCAGCCAGGGGGGGCCTCCGCCTCCTAGGTTAAGGATAAAGCAGCAGAGCAGCTTGGCATGCAAGGGGCACGCCGGGTGGACGATGCCAGGCAGCGGCTCCGGGTCGAGCTACAGAGGGAGAGGAAGCCAGAGGACGCAGGCTGCGCTAGGCACCTGGTTGGCCAAGCAGATGCCCCAAACAGCCCCCCAGCACCCCGCCCGTTGCCCGAATACAGCAGAAACGCAACCCCTCGTGTTCCTGAGCCCTCTGGGCGGATCATGTCCTTTCAGAGCTTAACTGGAAGGAGCCGGAAGGAAAAACGCACAgtgcacgcctccccccccccccaggcaaaagAGGAAAGGGGTTCTTCTCAGGGCTGCCGAGACCGCCCAGGTGGCGCCATGTCCCCCCAGCCCAGGGGCGCTGCCAGAGGGAACGCTCCACGGGAACCACGGGCCGTAGCCCCCTGGACGACACCAGTCGCTGCACCCTTGCCAGGAGACGCTTCCTAAGAACTCATGCCACGAGGGAGCCCACGCCAACCTGAGCCACGGAGGAAGGGGACCTTGCCCCGCTACGGCAGCTCATTCCGCCACCACACAAGCCAGCCGCACCCTGTGCTGCATTCCTCCTGTCTGTCTGCCAACTGCGTCGCCAAATAAAGAGCACTTCGGGAGCATGCCTGGTCGCAGCCAAGTGCTCCAAGGCCACACCTCCACATGACTGGGacgggggggagggaaaacaagCAGTGCCAGAGGAGAAAAGGCGAAATGGTtggggttagaagaagaagaagaagagttggttcttatatgccgcttttccctacccgaaggaggctcaaagcggcttacagtcgccttcacattcctctccccacaacagacaccctgtggggtgggtgaggctgagagagccctgatatcactgctcggtcagaacaattttatcagtgccgtggcgagcccaaggtcacccagctggatgcatgtgggggagcgcagaatcgaacccggctcgccagattagaagtccgcactcctaaccactacaccaaactggctcaaactggTTACACTTGAGCAAGTCTGAGCTctttcccctctcatcctccctGGTCCTTCTTTGTCTTGggttgccggggattgaacctgggacctcctgcaggccaagcagaggctctgccagggtctcaggtctttcccctcccctcctgcctggcccttttcactggagatgccagggattgaacctgggaccttctgcaggccaagcagaggctctcccactgagccacagcatctctccatggttctccagggtctcaggtcaaggccttccccatcccctcctgcctggtcccttttaactggagatgctgccggggattgaacctgggaccttgtgcatgccaggcagaggctctgcccctgagccagggcccctccctagTGAATACGTGAAGCTGCCTTGTCCTGACTGAGGCCTCCAGGGCTCAGACCTCCtccgactggcagctgctctgcagggtctcaggctgaggtcttccatcCCGGGACTGAGCAGAGGGCCTCCTGCATACCCAGCAGATCCCCTCCCCTCGCTCCACACAGACAAAGACAAGCAGTTGGCGTGGAtgaatgtatttatattttatatctactttagcaaaaaaaagaaaccccaaagaGTTAAAACAAAAACGACAGCTCGGCTGTGTAAACtggggcagagcccccccccccatccccccgaAGAAGAGACGCGACACCGTCCTCCAACTGTGGGGCAGAtccttaatatttttaaaatcccaactTCACCCTCCCGTATATATCCTAAAAACCCCCAAAGAGGATGGCAGCAGAGAGGGTAACAAAATCCACACGCAGTGAGAAAGTGACGTTGCAAATCCAAGTCCTTCCCACCTGAAGGTCAGAATTTCAGCTGTCTCCCCAAGCCTAAACAGTCAGGGTCTCCCCAAATGACAGAGAGGCCgtaccccctcccccgccccgggCACCCCCGTGTCGTCCCCACCCACATGTGTCTCAGCAGCCATCAAAGTGAGGCAAAATTCACACCTCTGTGAGTCGAGTCAAGCAAACTCCCTGGGTGCTGAGTGACCCCCTGTGTCTTCCTCCAACCTCTCATGGATTGACCTGCCCcaaggaccccctcccctcccctccccagggcagccgCTGCAGGGCACAGGGGGCAGGACCGACAAGAAGGGGGCAGCCACTGGCTTGTCCGTAACCATCTCTGGGGCAAGGAGCAGGAGATCCTGAGTGCTGAATTCCAGACAAACGTTGCTGCAGCGGTGAGCAGATTAAGGGGAAGAAATGAAAGGTGAAAGGGTGGGGAACGGGGCGGAGAGCACACCAGCCTCGGCCTCACGGGATCCCAAACTGCACGACCAGCTCTTCTTTCGCATCCACCCGGATCTGGGAAAGGGCACTGAAGGCGTACGCAGCTATCCGAGAGACCtgcggagggggaaggaagcatcGAGGAGACGGCTTTGCGGGGGAGCGGTTCTGTCCGCCCCAAACAAGCTGGGAGAAGCCCAGGGATCGCCAGCGGACAATCTTCTTGGCAGAGGGCACGGGGGAAgcagagaggaaggcaggaaCGCCCCAGGCGCACAGGCCCCAGGGGTCAGCCACGAGGCTTCAGCATCCCCAAACACTCCCACGGCCTTAACTGAGCAGGTGGCCTGGAAATGTGGCTGCAGCACAAGCCCTGCCAAACAGCCCTGCGAGATCTGACCAATgcaggtccatctagtccagcctcctgcctcacacaggggccagccaggccaaggccttcccttgctgCTGCCTCCCGGCCCTGGGAATCTAATGCCTCTGAAGGTGGCAGGCTCCCTCAGTCCCCACGGACAGATTTATCCTCCACGAATCTAactatccccttttaaagctgtttttctccaggggCCATCACTTAGATCAAGGCTAGATTCCCACATGAGAGAACAAGTTTCAATCATTCTTCTGAAAGCCCAAAACAcatcctgaaatgctgctcctgaggagtagggatggtggggggggggggggcagtaaaacGGCCTCCAGCTCCCGGGGGCTGCTGAACTATTCACTTAATGACATCCAGCCCAATAAACCATTTGGGAGACTGAGATAT includes the following:
- the LRRC51 gene encoding leucine-rich repeat-containing protein 51 isoform X2, whose protein sequence is MCTRWSRSKSPIQAPPMDFSFRGISFVQDLLTEEPRPGLKPIKQTGEGRLLTQAVRLNNNTLSDLTEFTDIMKKLLEHPEDIYWIDLSFNDLPIIDPVLTTYYNLRTLNLHGNSIHELSEVDKLAVLPHLRSLTLHGNPIEEEKGYRSYVVSTLPNLKSFDFSGITKLDRSTAAVWRRMNIKPKKVRKRLSDY
- the LRRC51 gene encoding leucine-rich repeat-containing protein 51 isoform X1, which gives rise to MCTRWSRSKSPIQAPPMDFSFRGISFVQDLLTEEPRPGLKPIKQTGEGRLLTQAVRLNNNTLSDLTEFTDIMKKLLEHPEDIYWIDLSFNDLPIIDPQTLLEPPSSSPSCRQVLTTYYNLRTLNLHGNSIHELSEVDKLAVLPHLRSLTLHGNPIEEEKGYRSYVVSTLPNLKSFDFSGITKLDRSTAAVWRRMNIKPKKVRKRLSDY
- the LRRC51 gene encoding leucine-rich repeat-containing protein 51 isoform X3 yields the protein MCTRWSRSKSPIQAPPMDFSFRGISFVQDLLTEEPRPGLKPIKQTGEGRLLTQAVRLNNNTLSDLTEFTDIMKKLLEHPEDIYWIDLSFNDLPIIDPQTLLEPPSSSPSCRQVLTTYYNLRTLNLHGNSIHELSEVDKLAVLPHLRSLTLHGNPIEEEKGYSGITKLDRSTAAVWRRMNIKPKKVRKRLSDY